The Streptomyces rubrogriseus genomic sequence ATAGGCCAGGGACTTGCCGGACGCGGTGCCCGTGGCGACGACCACCGAGTCGCCGTCGAGGGCGTGCTCCGCCACGCGTGCCTGGTGGGCCCAGGGATGTTCGATCCCCGCGGCGTGCACCGCGGCGAGGACCTCCGGTCGAATCCGGTCGGGCCAGACGGCATGACGGCCCGCACGCGGGGGCAAGTGCTCCGTATGAGTGATGCGCGCAGCCCGGCTCGGTCCCGCGGCGAGCCGGTCCAGGAGCATGCCCGGTTCCGGCCGGGAGCCGGGCTCCGCCGGGGATCGATCGGGTCGGTGATTCTTGGCCATCGGCACCGAGTCTGTCACTGGCGTGACGGACAATGGGACCAAGGCGTCGTGCACGCCTGCCGGTAAGTGATTGAATGCCATCGCGGCTGGCGAACCGTCCTGGGGGCTTCAAGCCGAGGTGTCCCGAGGGACGACCGCTCGATAGCAAGGTGCTGGAGGATCCGTGGACCTGTCCCTGTCGACCCGTACCGTCGGCGATCGTACGGTCGTCGAGGTCGGTGGCGAAATTGACGTATACACCGCGCCCAAGCTGCGTGAGCAGCTGGTCGAGCTCGTGAACGACGGGAGTTTCCACCTCGTCGTCGACATGGAGGGCGTGGACTTCCTCGACTCCACAGGGCTCGGCGTGCTGGTGGGTGGACTGAAGCGAGTGCGTGCCCATGAGGGCTCGCTGCGGCTGGTCTGCAACCAGGAGCGCATTCTCAAGATCTTCCGTATCACCGGCCTCACCAAGGTGTTCCCCATTCACACCTCGGTCGAGGAAGCGGTGGCGGCCACCGACTGACGACCGGTCCCGGGCCCCTCGGGGCCCGGGACAGCAAGTAGAACGAGGGGGGTCCGGGCTGTCGGCGGCCCGGACCCTCGAAAGCACGCCCGCAGTCCGAGGGGGATGCATGGCCACCGTCGAACTCCGTTTCAGCGCGCTGCCCGAGCACGTCCGTACCGCCCGTCTGGTGGCGGCCGCGGTGGCGCGCAGGGCCGGAGTGGACGAGGCCGTCCTCGACGAGGTCAGGCTCGCCGTCGGCGAGGCCTGCACCCGGGCCGTGGGCCTGCATCAGCACGTCGGCATCACGGCGCCGGTCAAGGTGTCGCTGATCGAGGAGGAGAAGCAGTTCTCCATCGAGGTCGGTGACGAGGCGCCGCACGCGGTCCCCGGGGTCAAGACCTCGGGGGACGCCGCCGACGAGCTGGAGGCCGAGGAGGACGAGATGGGCCTCGCGGTGATCAGCGGACTCGTGGACGACGTGGAGGTCTCGGCGGGCGAGGACGGCGGACTGATCCGCATGACCTGGCCCACCGCGTCGGCGGTGCTGCCACCGATCTGACCCCCGCGTCACCCCCGCCCGACCCCCGCATTCACCCATGTGTCACCCGGAGGGCCCCACCTGGTGGGGCCCTTTGCCATGGGCGGACATACATTGGTGCCGTGCGGACGTTAAGTGAATTCATTCACGATCAATGGCATGGGGAATTGATCACCAAGCTGTTCGTGAAACGGATCATCGAGCGGATCGCGGAATTAATGCCGGAGGGCCATTACTACTTCCGGTGCCCTTGTGGTTGACAGAGCAATTCCTTTTGTCGTGCACTGTTTTGATCGGCTTCCGGTACCTACAATCCCGTCCACATCTTGAGCTCAGCCCAAGCGTCAAGGAGGACGAATGGCGGAGCTTCCTACCTCTCATCTCGCGGCTGCCGTGCTGACCGACGGAAACCGCGCGCTGGTCGCGGTCATCGCGGTCGTCGCGCTGGCAGCGCTGGTGCTCGCGGGTGTCCTGGTGCGCCAGGTGCTCGCCGCGGGCGAGGGAACCGACAGCATGAAGAAGATCGCGGCGGCCGTCCAGGAAGGCGCGAACGCCTACCTGGCCCGGCAGTTGCGCACGCTCGGCGTATTC encodes the following:
- the bldG gene encoding anti-sigma factor antagonist BldG, whose amino-acid sequence is MDLSLSTRTVGDRTVVEVGGEIDVYTAPKLREQLVELVNDGSFHLVVDMEGVDFLDSTGLGVLVGGLKRVRAHEGSLRLVCNQERILKIFRITGLTKVFPIHTSVEEAVAATD
- a CDS encoding ATP-binding protein, with amino-acid sequence MATVELRFSALPEHVRTARLVAAAVARRAGVDEAVLDEVRLAVGEACTRAVGLHQHVGITAPVKVSLIEEEKQFSIEVGDEAPHAVPGVKTSGDAADELEAEEDEMGLAVISGLVDDVEVSAGEDGGLIRMTWPTASAVLPPI